GATCATCTAAAACCCAAAACCTAAAGTCTAAAATTATCAGGTTTTAACGGATGTTAGCGGAGGTATTTTCCACCACCCCATTGTTCAGTACGAACTTTGGGTTCTATTAACAGATAGCCAGCCAGATTGTATAAATCATCTTCTGTCAGATTCCGCATGACAACGAAAACATCTGAACTCTTGGTGCTGGGATGGGTTTCAGAAATTTCCTCCAACCCATCATAGGTTGTGGGATTTTTCATAAAGTCAATCAGAGCCTCAATATTATCGCGGGAGGGAGACGCACCTGCTAAGGTTGCAGGACTGAGGTTAATGTCAGGATTCGTTTTTGTCATCCCTAAAGCGTGGCATGAAGCACAAGCCTTATTGAATAAGCTTTTGCCTTTTTGAATTTCTCTTTCACTCAGGACAACGGTTTCCCCTTGTTCATTCAGAGGTAAAGTCCGAAGTTCTTTGGTCAATTCTACCGCATTGGCATTATTGACAAATAGTTGAAAGGTGAAGAATACAGTGGCTACTGCCAGCCAAAAGTATCTTTTTAGCATGGTTCTCCTTATAGCTAAGTAATTATTGAAGGCTCAATCCAGTTTTGGCTTTATCCGCAAGCAGAAGTCAGTTCAGTTTCGGTTCAAGTGTTCAATGTACCTGATCCCGGTCATTGGCTGATCGTTACTTGTCAATCGTCTATTGTTATTTACCATTTTTGACCGTCCGCGAAATATAATTTCACAGATTCTTGCTTCAATGCCTTTAAACTCAAAAGGGTTAAGGTTCATCGAACTCGTTGGACTCTGGGGACTGGCGTTCAGCAATGATGTAGGACATCAAGGCTTTAGCATCCTCAAGAGCCAAACGGGTTTGAGAATGTTGATAAGCAATTCCCAACTGATCGCACAGTTTGAGTACAGTCTCAACGGGGAGATTGTAGTCCTCTGCTATTTCTGTAATGGACAGATCGGCAAAACCCATGAGTCTAGTTGCTGACAGGTCTTGATCAAAAATTATAGGAACGTTTGGTATCTCTGAAAACAGCTAATTTTCTTTCTGGGGTAACAGGTAACAGGTAACAGGTAACAGACAAGATGCCTGTTCCACTTTCTTAGACAGACTTTGACGGTGAGACTTCATGGTTTAGGTCTACTTCGGGATGGGGGGAAGTTAAGGATTTAACTTCTGGACAATGGGAAAAAGGACTGGAATTTTGGGGGGGACGATGGAGGCGAATCAGTTGCGCTAAGGTTTTCTTAAGTTGGGTACGCGCAATAATCGCATCGACAAACCCATAGCTTAATAAGTATTCTGAGGTTTGGAAGTCATCGGGTAACTTTTCCCGGAGGGTTTGTTCGATGACCCGTCTGCCCGCAAAACCAATCGTCGCTTTCGGTTCGGCTAAAATCATATCCCCTAACATGGCAAAACTCGCCGTCACCCCTCCGGTGGTGGGATGGGTGAGAACGGGAATATACAGGAGTCGGGCTTTTTGATGCCGTTGCAAAGCGGCGGAAATTTTCGCCATCTGCATCAGGCTCAACATTCCTTCCTGCATTCTCGCGCCTCCCGATGCACAAATAATGATCACCGGATAGCGTTCTTGTGTACCGTGTTCAATTAATCGGGTGAGTTTTTCCCCGACCACAGAGCCCATGCTTCCGCCCATAAACCGGAAGTCCATGACACCGAGGGCAACGGTTTCTCCATCGAGTAACCCGACTCCCGTTTGTACCGCATCGGATAACCCGGTTTTTTCCCGCGTTTCCCGCAGTCGATCACTGTAGGATTTGCGATCGCGGAATTTGAGCGGATCAACGGCACACATTTCGGCATCTAGGGGCATCCAGGTATTGGGATCAATGAGTTGCTGAATACGCTCATCACTATGTACCTGGAAATGATGACCACATTCCAAACAAACCATGTTATTAGCTTGTAGGTCTTTGGCATAAGTTAAAGCATTACAGTGTTCGCACTTCACCCATAACCCATCAGCAATTTCACGTTCCTGGGGTTCAGGACTGCTGGGTAATGATTTGCGCCGATTTGCGAACCAATCAAATAGAGACATTAAAGATTGTTTTGACCTTTCAGTTTTTAATTTAAAAAATGAGGCATTTGGAAATTTGGGGAATTCCCGTTAGCCCCAGGATTGAATTTTAAATCTATACCATAATAGAACGATCTACATCAGATCAATCACGTTATCGAAAATTTGGGTAAAAACCCCGTCCTTTGAGGACGGCTTTATATTTTGTTTGTGTGGTAAACTTGAATCGCCGAAAAGCGAAAACCAAGCAGTAGGCAATCCACCTTGAAAACTCAAGTTAGGGGGTTCTGTACAGAAATGCTTGTACAGGTAAAAACTTTAAGCAACAAGTACAAAAAGCTTTTGCTGACACCGTACCGATGGACTATCGGGATCGGATTTTCTGAAAGGGGAATAAAAGTCTGTGGACTCTGTGTAAGACGGTACATGGTTTTTAACTGTGGTATGCAACGGTGGATGAAGCAGAAACTTAAATCGTGAGGTTTGGGAATCCACTCGCCTTTAGGCAGTGGAGGATGTCAATCCACAGATTCTAATTCTTCATCAATCGGACTTAATAACAGTAACGCTGTCCATTGATGGGCTAGGGGAACTTGCAACCCCACAGGGCTCCCCATTCCCAAGGAAGAACACACCCCCAAGTCAATCATCCGCGTGGGAATATCCTGCGCTTCTAACACCTGCTGCATCAATTCAGCTTCCCATCGCAGGGCTGTTGTTTTAATCGTAATCCAAGACATAGAAATTTGTTGGCGGTTGGCTGTTGACTGTTGAGTGTTGAGTGTTAGCGAGCGAGGACGCTCGCGCTGCTTCCCCTGCTTGCTTCATAGAGGAAAAAATAGACTGAGGTAGGCTGATAATAGGGTTTGTCCCCAAAGGGCGGTGATAGCGGTAGCTAGGGCGAGGAAGGGGCCGAAGGGGATGGGTTGACGGCGATTTATTAATTGGAGTGCGATCGCTCCTCCTCCGACAATAGCCCCTAACCCACAGGCGATAAATCCAGCCACCAGTAAATATTTCCAGCCTAACCAAGCACCCATCATGGCGGCGAGTTTACTATCTCCGGCCCCCATTGCGGTTTGACCCATAATTAGGGTTCCTGCAAAGGAAATCATATCAAATAGCCATAACCCTAGAACAGCCCCAAAAACTCCCACCATTAAGCCATTACTCAGGGGTGAGGATACTTTTAACCCTTGGGTTAGTTGAAATCCTAGGCCTAATATTAACCCGGACTGGGTGAGAACATTAGGCAGGGTATAGGTATCTAAATCAATTAAGGATAGGGCGATTAACCAACTGAATAACACCCAATAGCCCAAGGTTTGGGTGAAGTTTGGGGAGATTAAAAATATCAATAAAAATAAGAGTCCTGTGGCGGCTTCGACAAGGGGATAGCGGATAGAAATCGGGGTATGGCAATGTTTACAGCGTCCCTGAAGCCACAACCAACCGAACACGGGAATATTTTCTGAGGGACTTAACCGCGTTAAACATCGAGGACAGCGAGAGGGAGGATGCAGGATGGATAACCGGGCGGGAATTCGATAAATCACCACGTTGAGAAAACTGCCGATAGACGCTCCAAACGCAAATACAATCAAATAGGCAGGTAAATTCAGTAAAATATCCATGTTCAATGCTAACTATTAAAATGGGAGCTAAAACCATTCACCAGAAACCCGGTTTCTGAAAGGGTCTTGATTAAACACCGAAAGCTTTGTATAGAAACCGGGTTTCTGAAAGGGTCTTGATTAAACGCCGAAAGCTTTATATAGAAACCCGGTTTCTGAAAGGGTCTTGATTAAACGCCGAAAGCTTTATATAGAAACCGGGTTTCTAAGAGTCTCTGGGATCTAAAATAAATCGGCTTCAATGCGTTCAAAAGGGATAAAATATTCCCCAGGTAGCAAAATCGGTTGACCCGAAAATAATAAGCAACTGCGATAATTACTGGGGTTGATCGCCACTCCCAAAGGCCGACGCATTCGTTGAGCATGGACTTCTACATAGGCATAATAGAGATGTTTAGCCACCCTGATTAAGTCCGCGTCAAGCTGATAGGGAGGCATTGGAGGGTCAAGGAAGGATTCAGTTTCGAGTTGTAAGGCTTGTACCACGATCGATCCTCAATTACAAATTTTAGAGGAATAAAACAACGTTGATTTAATATAAGTTGAGTTAATTCTGAAATTGTCAATTTCAAATTAAAATTTTATGATAAACGATAAACCGACTTTACTGGCACTAGATTTTGACGGGGTTGTTTGTGATGGACTGTTGGAATATTTTGAAACCGCATGGCGCAGCTATTGTCAACTGTGGTCGCCTCCTGAGACTGTTTCA
The sequence above is drawn from the Planktothrix serta PCC 8927 genome and encodes:
- the psbV gene encoding photosystem II cytochrome c-550, translated to MLKRYFWLAVATVFFTFQLFVNNANAVELTKELRTLPLNEQGETVVLSEREIQKGKSLFNKACASCHALGMTKTNPDINLSPATLAGASPSRDNIEALIDFMKNPTTYDGLEEISETHPSTKSSDVFVVMRNLTEDDLYNLAGYLLIEPKVRTEQWGGGKYLR
- a CDS encoding translation initiation factor IF-2, whose product is MGFADLSITEIAEDYNLPVETVLKLCDQLGIAYQHSQTRLALEDAKALMSYIIAERQSPESNEFDEP
- the accD gene encoding acetyl-CoA carboxylase, carboxyltransferase subunit beta → MSLFDWFANRRKSLPSSPEPQEREIADGLWVKCEHCNALTYAKDLQANNMVCLECGHHFQVHSDERIQQLIDPNTWMPLDAEMCAVDPLKFRDRKSYSDRLRETREKTGLSDAVQTGVGLLDGETVALGVMDFRFMGGSMGSVVGEKLTRLIEHGTQERYPVIIICASGGARMQEGMLSLMQMAKISAALQRHQKARLLYIPVLTHPTTGGVTASFAMLGDMILAEPKATIGFAGRRVIEQTLREKLPDDFQTSEYLLSYGFVDAIIARTQLKKTLAQLIRLHRPPQNSSPFSHCPEVKSLTSPHPEVDLNHEVSPSKSV
- a CDS encoding prepilin peptidase: MDILLNLPAYLIVFAFGASIGSFLNVVIYRIPARLSILHPPSRCPRCLTRLSPSENIPVFGWLWLQGRCKHCHTPISIRYPLVEAATGLLFLLIFLISPNFTQTLGYWVLFSWLIALSLIDLDTYTLPNVLTQSGLILGLGFQLTQGLKVSSPLSNGLMVGVFGAVLGLWLFDMISFAGTLIMGQTAMGAGDSKLAAMMGAWLGWKYLLVAGFIACGLGAIVGGGAIALQLINRRQPIPFGPFLALATAITALWGQTLLSAYLSLFFPL